A genome region from Pseudoalteromonas tetraodonis includes the following:
- a CDS encoding S9 family peptidase, with product MKHTSFTLAVISLAILGGCNKAPEVKQNTPTEQSVSQIAVMPPVAKKVPYEMSIHGDTRIDDYYWMRDDERKDPEVLSYLEAENAYTDAMLAHTKTLQTRLFEELKGRIQKDDDSVPVKNGDYYYSSQTRGDNEYATYVRSSDFAGTDQQVILDVNELAKEHDYYAVSGLDVSPNGNLMAYGEDTVSRRIYNIKIKDLSTGKLLEDTLKGTNGSVVWANDNKTLYYIKKDLQTLLGYQVYRHTLGTPQAEDELVYEETDTSYYMGISKSKDDSEIYIWHSSTTASGVSVLSADDDKAMPKRLIEREADLEYGISKLGNTYYIVTNLNAVNFQLMKVDIDKAGDKANWQTVIPARDNIKLEGIDLFNDYLVYQQREMGQSTIIARNLTTGKEIPLSFNDSAYTISTYGNNDLNSDTLRVYYTSMTTPASSYDVNLATGNKTLLKQQKVLGDFSADNYASERIFVTARDGIKVPVSLVYRKDMFKKEGTNPLLQYGYGSYGATMDPTFSSARLSLLDRGFVFAIAHIRGSQMLGRPWYEDGKLLTKKNTFNDFVDVTKALVEQKYGAKDKIFAQGGSAGGLLMGAVANQAPELYKGMVAAVPFVDVVTTMLDASIPLTTNEYGEWGNPNEKEYYEYMLSYSPYDQVSKQDYPNMLVTTGLHDSQVQYFEPAKWVAKLRDYKTDDNKLLFKIDMEAGHGGASGRFKRLEDTALNYAFMLDLAGVNK from the coding sequence ATGAAGCACACTTCGTTTACGCTTGCCGTAATATCGTTAGCTATTTTAGGTGGTTGTAATAAAGCACCTGAAGTTAAACAAAACACGCCTACTGAACAGTCTGTATCTCAAATCGCAGTAATGCCGCCGGTTGCTAAAAAAGTACCATATGAAATGTCTATTCATGGCGACACTCGTATCGATGATTATTACTGGATGCGTGATGATGAGCGAAAAGATCCTGAGGTACTTAGTTACCTTGAGGCTGAAAATGCTTATACAGATGCAATGCTTGCGCATACAAAAACGTTACAAACTAGGTTATTTGAAGAGCTAAAAGGGCGAATTCAAAAAGACGATGATTCAGTGCCAGTTAAAAACGGTGACTATTATTATTCATCACAAACTCGCGGTGATAACGAATACGCAACTTATGTACGTAGTAGTGATTTTGCAGGCACTGACCAGCAGGTTATTTTAGATGTAAACGAGCTAGCTAAGGAACATGATTATTATGCCGTAAGTGGTTTAGATGTAAGTCCAAACGGCAATTTAATGGCATATGGTGAAGATACCGTAAGTCGTCGTATTTATAATATAAAAATAAAAGACTTAAGCACTGGTAAATTACTCGAAGATACGCTTAAAGGTACGAATGGCAGTGTTGTTTGGGCAAACGACAACAAAACGCTTTATTACATAAAAAAAGATTTACAAACTTTACTAGGTTACCAAGTTTATCGTCATACGCTCGGTACCCCACAGGCTGAAGATGAACTCGTTTATGAAGAAACAGATACCAGTTATTACATGGGTATTAGCAAAAGCAAAGACGATTCAGAAATTTATATCTGGCACAGCAGTACAACTGCGTCAGGTGTATCGGTTTTAAGTGCTGATGATGATAAGGCTATGCCAAAACGCTTGATTGAACGTGAAGCGGATCTGGAGTATGGAATTTCTAAGCTGGGTAATACTTACTATATTGTCACTAATTTAAACGCAGTCAACTTTCAGTTAATGAAAGTAGATATTGATAAAGCTGGCGATAAAGCTAATTGGCAAACGGTGATCCCCGCTCGCGATAATATAAAATTAGAAGGCATCGACTTATTTAACGATTACTTAGTGTATCAGCAGCGTGAAATGGGTCAGTCGACTATTATTGCTCGTAACTTAACCACGGGTAAAGAGATACCGCTTAGCTTTAACGACAGTGCTTATACAATTAGCACCTACGGTAACAATGATTTAAATAGCGATACATTACGTGTGTATTATACCAGTATGACAACACCCGCTTCATCGTATGATGTTAATTTAGCTACTGGCAATAAAACATTACTTAAACAACAAAAAGTACTCGGTGATTTTAGTGCAGATAATTACGCATCAGAGCGAATTTTTGTCACTGCACGAGATGGTATTAAAGTACCGGTAAGCCTAGTCTATCGCAAAGACATGTTTAAAAAAGAGGGGACTAATCCGCTGCTACAATATGGTTATGGCTCGTATGGCGCGACCATGGACCCTACCTTTTCTAGCGCTCGCTTAAGTTTGCTCGATCGGGGGTTTGTATTTGCCATTGCGCATATTCGCGGTTCACAAATGCTAGGTCGCCCTTGGTATGAGGACGGTAAACTACTGACTAAAAAGAACACCTTTAACGACTTTGTAGATGTTACCAAGGCATTGGTTGAGCAAAAGTATGGTGCAAAAGATAAAATATTTGCTCAAGGTGGCAGTGCGGGTGGCTTGTTAATGGGGGCAGTGGCAAACCAAGCTCCTGAGTTGTATAAAGGTATGGTGGCTGCGGTTCCATTTGTTGATGTAGTGACTACGATGCTTGATGCAAGTATTCCACTTACAACCAACGAATACGGTGAGTGGGGTAACCCTAACGAGAAAGAATACTATGAGTATATGTTATCGTATTCACCTTATGATCAGGTCAGTAAGCAAGATTACCCAAATATGTTAGTTACTACTGGCTTACATGATTCACAGGTACAATATTTTGAGCCTGCAAAGTGGGTGGCTAAGCTGCGAGATTACAAAACAGATGATAACAAGCTACTGTTTAAAATCGATATGGAAGCAGGGCACGGAGGTGCATCAGGTCGCTTCAAACGCTTAGAAGATACTGCATTAAATTATGCTTTTATGCTTGATTTAGCGGGTGTGAATAAGTAA
- a CDS encoding DUF2721 domain-containing protein translates to MNNDVINILTMAKVIQTAVAPVFLITGIAATLGVLSNRLARITDRARQLERKLKVSTDEEFNLSLTTELRALLKRSRCIHIAFSLSVLSALLVCAVVMLLFLSHIQSINLGVTIGSCFVGAMALLICAFMSLLGEVFLATRSMRRGMIFADIDINE, encoded by the coding sequence ATGAATAACGATGTAATTAACATTTTAACAATGGCTAAGGTCATTCAAACAGCGGTTGCACCCGTTTTTTTAATTACTGGTATTGCAGCAACGCTCGGGGTTTTATCTAATCGCTTGGCGCGAATTACAGACAGAGCCAGACAGTTAGAGCGAAAATTAAAAGTTAGCACCGATGAAGAATTTAACTTGTCTCTGACTACAGAGCTTAGAGCACTCCTTAAGCGCTCTCGCTGCATACACATTGCATTTAGTTTAAGTGTATTAAGTGCACTATTAGTTTGCGCCGTGGTTATGCTGTTATTTTTATCTCACATACAGTCGATTAATTTAGGTGTCACTATTGGCAGCTGTTTTGTTGGTGCAATGGCATTACTGATATGTGCATTTATGTCATTACTCGGTGAGGTGTTCTTGGCAACGCGCAGTATGCGTCGAGGGATGATTTTCGCAGATATAGATATAAACGAATAA
- the folX gene encoding dihydroneopterin triphosphate 2'-epimerase — MANAIINVTNLRLRTFIGFNPDEREKKQDVVINLEIHYPADQACETDEVDQALNYKVITKEVISLVEQGHFLLLEKLVAEILAVCHSHPSVNYAKARVDKPHALRFADSVSLTLDWHK, encoded by the coding sequence ATGGCAAACGCAATTATTAATGTAACTAACTTACGACTACGCACATTTATTGGTTTTAATCCTGATGAGCGTGAAAAAAAACAAGATGTGGTCATTAACCTTGAAATTCACTACCCTGCTGATCAAGCTTGTGAAACAGATGAAGTAGACCAAGCACTTAACTACAAAGTGATTACTAAAGAGGTAATTAGCTTAGTGGAGCAAGGACACTTTTTATTGTTAGAAAAACTAGTTGCTGAAATCCTTGCTGTTTGCCACTCACACCCAAGCGTTAATTATGCTAAGGCTCGAGTAGATAAACCTCATGCGTTGCGCTTTGCCGATTCGGTTTCTTTAACCCTCGACTGGCACAAATAA
- a CDS encoding S8 family serine peptidase, whose protein sequence is MKNNIFKLSALSAAIVISLSGCGGSDNDNNNTVPVVTDVAPKASDVVVTDLKQWVPVTADFKASDNDGDALTFSFTENGEAITAQDGVFKFSHGMLTVEGTSFTYVPVSGEDAVIDYTVTANGKTASAKINISGIIGDPLANQQWHLNNTGQKAYSLSDEMKQGLIDLYVSLFGDTEEEAQADVNASFAQSEATELVAGEDMNVVDAYAQGVTGAGATAVVIDSGMEIRHEDLIDNVLPNRSLNLNADATDRTDPTSMSNSGDHGTSVAGLIAAKGWNGKGGRGVAPDAGLIGMNYLGGAKIPQTELMVHGFPGSGISTTENISAFNRSYGITFPTFIAYSELDEAIESYPNLNLRDGKGALNMKSSGNSFVDGGDEGSLCEDNGANDLGLTCYNGAFEPSQGHPYYLSVAAVNANGKHTSYSTAGANLMVSAPAGEYGRWAPAMVTTDQMTCINGYSGFNSGAVASFTQRYGEEFAISQFPFNYPGNEDNASCNYTSTFNGTSSAAPNASGVVSLILSANPELTWRDVRHILASTSTLIDAENAPVKLTTADGEFVAHDGWVENAAGYSFNNLYGFGRVDAGAAVAMAKSYDASLGEQVITDWNGVGSAVSESALALEIPDNSATGLTQEIVVTEELNIEAMQFKFDVSNPEMGFGLADGTQTSAGNDLAIEVTSPAGTRSVLLSSKQALFYPAYSFTNSWSVGYVLKDAVMLSNAFYGESTKGTWTVRLLDTSADSFAFSRGSNNSLGVTGISNNNSASVLEGVSLRAFGHAGQE, encoded by the coding sequence ATGAAAAATAATATTTTTAAGCTGTCAGCGTTGTCTGCAGCGATAGTAATTTCGCTATCAGGGTGTGGTGGAAGCGATAATGATAATAACAATACAGTTCCAGTTGTTACTGATGTAGCACCAAAAGCGAGTGATGTTGTCGTTACTGATTTAAAACAATGGGTTCCAGTTACTGCAGACTTTAAAGCAAGTGATAATGATGGTGACGCACTTACTTTTAGTTTTACTGAAAATGGCGAGGCAATTACCGCGCAAGATGGTGTCTTTAAGTTTAGCCATGGTATGTTAACAGTAGAGGGTACTTCGTTTACATATGTGCCTGTTTCTGGTGAAGATGCGGTTATTGATTACACAGTAACTGCAAACGGTAAAACGGCCTCTGCGAAAATTAATATCTCAGGAATTATTGGAGATCCTCTTGCAAATCAGCAGTGGCACCTAAACAATACAGGTCAGAAAGCTTACTCGCTTAGTGATGAGATGAAACAAGGCTTAATTGATTTGTACGTTAGTTTATTTGGCGATACAGAAGAAGAAGCACAAGCCGATGTCAACGCTAGCTTTGCTCAATCAGAAGCGACAGAGCTTGTAGCTGGTGAAGATATGAATGTTGTTGATGCTTATGCTCAAGGTGTTACTGGGGCAGGTGCAACGGCAGTTGTGATCGATTCGGGTATGGAAATCCGCCATGAAGATTTAATCGATAATGTATTACCAAACCGCTCTTTAAACCTAAATGCTGATGCGACTGACCGTACAGATCCTACTAGTATGTCAAACAGTGGTGATCATGGTACAAGTGTTGCTGGTTTGATTGCTGCAAAAGGTTGGAATGGTAAAGGTGGCCGTGGCGTTGCTCCTGATGCTGGTTTAATTGGTATGAATTATCTTGGTGGTGCTAAAATCCCACAAACTGAGTTAATGGTGCATGGTTTCCCTGGAAGCGGCATTAGCACAACAGAAAATATTTCTGCGTTTAACCGTAGTTATGGCATAACTTTCCCAACATTTATTGCATATTCAGAATTAGATGAAGCTATTGAGTCATACCCAAACCTAAACCTGCGAGATGGTAAGGGTGCACTTAATATGAAATCGAGTGGTAACTCTTTTGTTGATGGCGGTGATGAAGGCTCACTATGTGAAGATAATGGAGCTAATGACTTAGGTTTAACGTGTTATAACGGTGCGTTTGAGCCAAGCCAAGGCCATCCTTACTATCTAAGTGTTGCTGCTGTAAATGCAAATGGTAAGCACACTAGCTACTCAACAGCAGGTGCTAACTTAATGGTTTCAGCGCCAGCTGGTGAATATGGTCGTTGGGCACCTGCAATGGTAACAACGGATCAGATGACATGTATCAACGGTTACTCAGGCTTTAATAGTGGTGCTGTTGCAAGCTTTACTCAGAGATATGGAGAAGAGTTTGCCATAAGCCAGTTCCCATTTAACTATCCTGGTAATGAAGATAACGCAAGTTGTAACTATACATCTACATTTAACGGTACATCGTCTGCTGCGCCAAATGCATCAGGTGTAGTATCACTTATTCTTTCGGCTAATCCTGAACTAACTTGGCGTGATGTGCGTCATATATTAGCGTCAACAAGTACATTAATTGACGCTGAAAATGCCCCTGTAAAATTAACTACCGCAGATGGTGAGTTTGTTGCACATGATGGTTGGGTTGAAAATGCCGCTGGTTATAGCTTTAATAACTTATATGGCTTTGGGCGTGTAGATGCAGGTGCAGCGGTTGCAATGGCTAAGTCTTATGACGCTTCATTAGGTGAGCAAGTAATCACGGATTGGAATGGTGTTGGTTCAGCCGTTTCTGAGAGTGCACTAGCATTAGAAATTCCTGATAACAGTGCTACAGGTTTAACGCAAGAAATTGTAGTTACAGAAGAATTAAACATTGAGGCAATGCAATTTAAATTTGATGTAAGCAACCCTGAAATGGGCTTCGGCCTAGCTGATGGTACTCAAACATCTGCTGGTAATGATTTAGCTATTGAGGTTACTTCGCCAGCGGGTACTCGAAGTGTATTACTTTCATCTAAACAAGCTTTGTTTTACCCTGCATATAGCTTCACGAATAGCTGGAGTGTAGGTTATGTACTTAAAGACGCTGTGATGCTTTCAAATGCTTTCTACGGAGAGTCTACGAAAGGTACTTGGACTGTTCGTTTGTTAGATACAAGCGCAGACAGCTTTGCATTTAGTCGAGGCTCAAATAATTCTCTAGGTGTTACTGGTATTAGTAATAATAACTCAGCAAGTGTACTTGAAGGTGTATCTCTTCGTGCATTTGGTCACGCAGGTCAAGAGTAA
- the folE gene encoding GTP cyclohydrolase I FolE, protein MHNELKESYQKIITAVGEDAEREGLLDTPKRAAKAMEYLTQGYRQTLNEITNNAVFTSDADDMVLIQDIELYSMCEHHLLPFIGRCHIAYIPDGKVLGLSKFARIVDMFSRRFQIQEQLTHQIAKAVEEVTGAKGVGVIVEAKHMCMMMRGVEKQNSSMRTSVMLGNFRADPKTRNEFLQLIKG, encoded by the coding sequence ATGCATAACGAATTAAAAGAAAGCTATCAAAAAATTATAACTGCTGTAGGTGAAGACGCTGAGCGTGAAGGGTTACTTGATACCCCAAAACGCGCTGCAAAAGCGATGGAGTACCTTACTCAAGGATATCGTCAAACGCTTAACGAAATCACTAACAATGCGGTATTCACCTCTGACGCTGACGACATGGTATTGATACAAGACATCGAGCTTTACTCTATGTGTGAACATCATTTACTCCCTTTTATTGGCCGCTGTCATATTGCTTATATTCCTGATGGTAAAGTATTAGGCTTATCTAAGTTTGCGCGTATTGTTGATATGTTTTCGCGTCGTTTTCAAATTCAAGAACAGCTTACCCATCAAATTGCAAAAGCGGTTGAGGAAGTAACCGGTGCAAAAGGTGTGGGTGTAATTGTTGAAGCAAAACACATGTGTATGATGATGCGTGGTGTAGAAAAGCAGAACTCAAGCATGCGTACCTCGGTAATGCTAGGAAACTTTAGAGCCGATCCGAAAACACGTAATGAGTTTTTACAGCTGATCAAAGGATAA
- a CDS encoding DUF4870 domain-containing protein, producing MEQNQEIKVVNKDDRTWAMLCHLSALAGFIVPFGSVLGPLIIWLIKKDEMPIVDIHGKKALNFQITMAIAYFVCFLLIFAAVGLLLLPMVAIFSFVMVVIASVKANDGKEFNYPLSLNLIK from the coding sequence ATGGAACAAAATCAAGAGATTAAAGTCGTCAATAAAGATGACCGCACATGGGCAATGCTATGTCATTTAAGTGCATTAGCGGGGTTTATTGTGCCATTTGGGTCGGTACTCGGCCCTCTTATTATCTGGTTAATTAAAAAAGATGAAATGCCAATTGTTGATATACATGGCAAAAAAGCCCTTAATTTTCAAATTACTATGGCTATAGCTTATTTTGTTTGTTTTTTACTAATTTTTGCAGCGGTTGGTTTACTACTGTTACCTATGGTGGCTATTTTTTCATTTGTGATGGTGGTTATCGCAAGCGTGAAAGCCAACGATGGCAAAGAGTTTAATTATCCCCTTAGCTTAAATTTGATAAAATAA
- a CDS encoding YqaA family protein: MLYITLFFTAFISATLLPSSSEVLMGGMIMQGNTNLWLIWFAATLGNVLGSCVNYWLGTQALRFKDKKWFPVSEKGLKKAQKQFNKYGVYSLLFAWLPIVGDPLTVIGGVFKVRFTTFLVLVTLGKGLRYLAVIALAVGLFVPVEG; this comes from the coding sequence ATGCTCTATATAACATTATTTTTTACAGCATTTATATCTGCCACGTTATTACCTAGCTCGTCTGAAGTATTGATGGGTGGCATGATCATGCAAGGCAATACTAACTTATGGCTGATTTGGTTTGCAGCAACCTTGGGTAATGTACTGGGCAGTTGTGTTAACTATTGGTTAGGGACGCAGGCATTGCGTTTTAAAGATAAAAAATGGTTTCCAGTATCTGAAAAAGGGCTTAAAAAAGCACAAAAGCAGTTTAATAAATATGGTGTTTATAGCTTGTTGTTTGCCTGGCTGCCCATCGTTGGCGACCCACTAACCGTTATTGGCGGCGTGTTTAAAGTTCGCTTTACTACGTTTTTAGTGCTGGTAACGCTCGGCAAGGGGTTGCGTTATTTAGCGGTAATAGCCCTTGCCGTTGGATTATTTGTGCCAGTCGAGGGTTAA